In a single window of the Cervus elaphus chromosome 1, mCerEla1.1, whole genome shotgun sequence genome:
- the LOC122696319 gene encoding interleukin-18-binding protein isoform X3, whose translation MAKDLCSSRPPALPAAKQCPALTVTWPAVEVSLNGTLTLSCTACSRFPHFSILYWLGNGSFIEHLPGRLREGSTRREYRGKWTQLWRPLVLEELSPALRDTNFSCVLMDPGQTVQRHLVLAQLWVRNPREGVQDIRSPASVWEGKGGLCPQQPPADVH comes from the exons ATGGCAAAGGATCTCTGCTCCTCGCGGCCCCCAGCACTCCCAGCAGCTAAGCAGTGCCCAGCGTTGACAGTGACCTGGCCAGCAGTGGAAGTCTCACTGA ATGGAACGCTGACATTGTCCTGTACCGCCTGCAGCCGCTTCCCCCACTTCAGCATCCTCTACTGGCTGGGCAACGGCTCCTTCATCGAGCACCTCCCAGGCCGGCTGCGGGAGGGCAGCACCAG GCGAGAGTACAGGGGCAAGTGGACCCAGCTGTGGAGGCCGTTGGTGCTGGAGGAGCTGAGCCCTGCCCTGCGAGATACCAACTTCTCCTGTGTTCTCATGGATCCTGGGCAGACTGTCCAGCGTCACCTTGTCCTGGCCCAGCTCTGGGTGAGGAACCCAAGGGAGGGCGTCCAGGACATAAGGAGCCCTGCTTCAGtgtgggaaggaaagggtgggctCTGCCCACAGCAGCCTCCAGCTGATGTCCACTGA
- the LOC122696319 gene encoding interleukin-18-binding protein isoform X2, translating into MTMRHNWIPDPSPLRALLLCAHVISHLAGATPVPQATTAASPGMAKDLCSSRPPALPAAKQCPALTVTWPAVEVSLNGTLTLSCTACSRFPHFSILYWLGNGSFIEHLPGRLREGSTRREYRGKWTQLWRPLVLEELSPALRDTNFSCVLMDPGQTVQRHLVLAQLWAGPKTCVPPATGSPSLQPGPSAVPSRQ; encoded by the exons ATGACCATGAGACACAACTGGATTCCAG ACCCTAGCCCTCTTCGGGCCCTGCTCCTCTGTGCCCACGTCATCTCCCACCTGGCCGGAGCCACACCTGTGCCTCAGGCCACCACAGCTGCCTCACCTGGGATGGCAAAGGATCTCTGCTCCTCGCGGCCCCCAGCACTCCCAGCAGCTAAGCAGTGCCCAGCGTTGACAGTGACCTGGCCAGCAGTGGAAGTCTCACTGA ATGGAACGCTGACATTGTCCTGTACCGCCTGCAGCCGCTTCCCCCACTTCAGCATCCTCTACTGGCTGGGCAACGGCTCCTTCATCGAGCACCTCCCAGGCCGGCTGCGGGAGGGCAGCACCAG GCGAGAGTACAGGGGCAAGTGGACCCAGCTGTGGAGGCCGTTGGTGCTGGAGGAGCTGAGCCCTGCCCTGCGAGATACCAACTTCTCCTGTGTTCTCATGGATCCTGGGCAGACTGTCCAGCGTCACCTTGTCCTGGCCCAGCTCTGG GCTGGGCCGAAGACATGTGTGCCCCCTGCCACAGGAAGCCCCTCCCtccagccaggcccctctgccgtACCATCCCGACAGTGA
- the LOC122696319 gene encoding interleukin-18-binding protein isoform X1: MTMRHNWIPDPSPLRALLLCAHVISHLAGATPVPQATTAASPGMAKDLCSSRPPALPAAKQCPALTVTWPAVEVSLNGTLTLSCTACSRFPHFSILYWLGNGSFIEHLPGRLREGSTRREYRGKWTQLWRPLVLEELSPALRDTNFSCVLMDPGQTVQRHLVLAQLWVRNPREGVQDIRSPASVWEGKGGLCPQQPPADVH; this comes from the exons ATGACCATGAGACACAACTGGATTCCAG ACCCTAGCCCTCTTCGGGCCCTGCTCCTCTGTGCCCACGTCATCTCCCACCTGGCCGGAGCCACACCTGTGCCTCAGGCCACCACAGCTGCCTCACCTGGGATGGCAAAGGATCTCTGCTCCTCGCGGCCCCCAGCACTCCCAGCAGCTAAGCAGTGCCCAGCGTTGACAGTGACCTGGCCAGCAGTGGAAGTCTCACTGA ATGGAACGCTGACATTGTCCTGTACCGCCTGCAGCCGCTTCCCCCACTTCAGCATCCTCTACTGGCTGGGCAACGGCTCCTTCATCGAGCACCTCCCAGGCCGGCTGCGGGAGGGCAGCACCAG GCGAGAGTACAGGGGCAAGTGGACCCAGCTGTGGAGGCCGTTGGTGCTGGAGGAGCTGAGCCCTGCCCTGCGAGATACCAACTTCTCCTGTGTTCTCATGGATCCTGGGCAGACTGTCCAGCGTCACCTTGTCCTGGCCCAGCTCTGGGTGAGGAACCCAAGGGAGGGCGTCCAGGACATAAGGAGCCCTGCTTCAGtgtgggaaggaaagggtgggctCTGCCCACAGCAGCCTCCAGCTGATGTCCACTGA